From the Rissa tridactyla isolate bRisTri1 chromosome 20, bRisTri1.patW.cur.20221130, whole genome shotgun sequence genome, one window contains:
- the SLC20A1 gene encoding sodium-dependent phosphate transporter 1 — protein sequence MDPTSAVPPAPMVDFLWMLVLGFIIAFVLAFSVGANDVANSFGTAVGSGVVTLRQACVLASVFETVGSVLLGAKVSETIRKGLIDVDMYKSEQQLMMAGSISAMFGSAVWQLVASFLKLPISGTHCIVGATIGFSLVAKGQEGVKWSELLKIVLSWFISPLLSGIMSAILFFLVQRFILRKADPVPNGLRALPVFYACTVGINLFSIMYTGAPLLGFDKLPLWGILLISAGSAVVCALVVWFFVCPRMKKKIEREIKSSPSESPLMEKNISPKEDHEEPKMPLGDAKSPIADVGSAVPHRVVVEERTVSFNMGDPEEAPEQEKLPSLDLKETSIDSGAVRLPNGNLVQFNQAVGHQISSSGQYQYHTVHKDSGLYKELLHKLHLAKMGDCMGDSGDKPLRRNNSYTSYTMAICGMPLDSLRAKEGEETEKLTWPVADTKKRVRMDSYTSYCNAVADAHPAADVDLNTAQVEMGISDRKGSSTSLEEWHDQDKPEVSLLFQFLQILTACFGSFAHGGNDVSNAIGPLVALYLVYQTGDVATKVATPLWLLLYGGVGICIGLWVWGRRVIQTMGKDLTPITPSSGFSIELASALTVVIASNVGLPISTTHCKVGSVVSVGWLRSRKAVDWRLFRNIFMAWFVTVPISGLISAAIMAVFKYAVLRL from the exons ATGGACCCCACCTCCGcggtgccccccgcccccatGGTGGACTTCCTCTGGATGCTGGTCCTGGGGTTCATCATCGCCTTCGTCCTGGCCTTCTCCGTCGGCGCCAATGACGTGGCCAACTCCTTCGGCACCGCGGTGGGCTCGGGGGTGGTCACCCTCCGGCAGGCCTGTGTCCTGGCCAGCGTCTTCGAGACAGTGGGCTCTGTCCTGCTGGGAGCCAAAGTCAGCGAGACCATCCGGAAGGGGCTGATCGATGTGGATATGTACAAGTCTGAGCAGCAGCTGATGATGGCGGGTTCGATCAGCGCCATGTTTG ggTCTGCTGTGTGGCAGCTGGTGGCTTCGTTCTTGAAGCTCCCCATCTCTGGTACCCACTGCATCGTTGGAGCCACCATTGGCTTTTCGCTGGTGGCCAAAGGGCAAGAAGGCGTCAAGTGGTCTGAGCTGCTAAAGATTG TGTTGTCCTGGTTCATTTCACCCCTCCTTTCGGGCATCATGTCTGCTATCCTGTTCTTCCTTGTCCAGAGGTTCATCCTCCGTAAG GCCGATCCCGTCCCCAATGGCCTGCGAGCGTTGCCTGTCTTCTATGCCTGTACGGTGGGGATCAACCTCTTCTCCATCATGTATACTGGCGCACCCT TGCTGGGCTTTGACAAACTTCCTCTGTGGGGTATCCTCCTAATTTCGGCGGGGAGTGCTGTTGTCTGTGCTCTTGTCGTCTGGTTCTTTGTATGTCcgagaatgaagaagaaaattgaaC GAGAGATCAAATCCAGTCCTTCTGAAAGCCCCTTGATGGAGAAGAACATCAGCCCAAAGGAGGACCATGAAGAGCCCAAGATGCCCTTGGGCGATGCCAAGAGCCCCATTGCTGATGTGGGGTCGGCCGTGCCCCAccgggtggtggtggaggagaggaCAGTCTCCTTCAACATGGGGGacccggaggaggccccggagcagGAAAAGCTCCCCAGCCTTGACCTGAAGGAAACCAGCATTGACAGTG GAGCCGTGCGGCTGCCCAATGGCAACCTTGTCCAGTTCAACCAGGCCGTGGGCCACCAGATAAGCTCCAGCGGGCAGTACCAGTACCACACCGTGCACAAGGACTCTGGCCTCTACAAGGAGCTGCTGCACAAACTGCACCTGGCCAAGATGGGGGACTGCATGGGGGACTCGGGGGACAAGCCCCTGCGGCGCAACAACAGCTACACCTCCTACACCATGGCCATCTGCGGCATGCCCCTGGACTCCCTCCGTGCCAAGGAGGGTGAGGAGACGGAGAAGCTGACCTGGCCCGTGGCGGACACCAAGAAGAGGGTCCGCATGGACAGCTACACCAGCTACTGCAACGCAGTGGCCGATGCCCACCCAGCGGCTGATGTGGATCTGAACACAGCCCAGGTGGAGATGGGCATCAGCGACCGCAAGGGCAGCAGTACCTCCCTGGAAGAATGGCATGACCAGGACAAGCCCGAGGTGTCCCTCCTCTTCCAGTTCCTGCAGATCCTCACAGCCTGCTTTGGCTCCTTTGCTCATGGTGGCAACGATGTCAG caATGCCATAGGGCCCCTGGTCGCGCTCTACCTGGTCTATCAGACAGGTGATGTGGCTACCAAGGTGGCAACTCCCCTCTGGCTGCTGCTCTATGGAGGTGTGGGGATTTGCATTGGCTTGTGGGTCTGGGGAAGAAGAGTCATCCAGACGATGGGGAAGGACCTGACGCCCATCACGCCATCGAG CGGCTTCAGTATTGAGCTGGCGTCTGCTCTGACAGTGGTGATCGCCTCCAATGTCGGCCTCCCCATCAGCACAACCCACTGCAAG GTGGGCTCGGTGGTCTCGGTGGGCTGGCTGCGCTCCAGGAAGGCAGTGGACTGGCGCCTCTTCCGCAACATCTTCATGGCCTGGTTTGTCACCGTCCCCATCTCGGGTCTCATCAGTGCTGCCATCATGGCTGTCTTCAAGTACGCTGTCCTGAGGCTGTGA